The following proteins are co-located in the Alcaligenes faecalis genome:
- the aceE gene encoding pyruvate dehydrogenase (acetyl-transferring), homodimeric type yields the protein MSSTQDNSSAQVSQDQALETKEWLDALEAVVDREGPARAHDLIEKLIDLARRSGAHIPFSPNTAYENTIPPGLEPAHPGNLVLEERIRSYIRWNAMAMVVRANRETPPDGGGLGGHIASFASLATMIGCGQNHFWHAETEDRGGDMVFFQGHSSPGIYARAFMEGRISEDQLNNFRQEVDGKGLPSYPHPKLMPEFWQFPTVSMGLGPLMAIYQARFLKYLHARGIADTSGRKVWVFLGDGEMDEPESLGAIGLAAREKLDNLIFIVNCNLQRLDGPVRGNGKIIQELEGTFRGAGWNVLKLIWGGYWDPLLARDKEGILRKVMEETVDGEYQAYKANDGAYVREHFFGKHPKLLEMVSRMSDEDIWRLNRGGHDPHKVYAAFDAATKHEGQPTVILAKTIKGYGMGHVGQAKNPSHQQKSLDLDAVREFRDRFNIPVPDDKLEELPYFKPADDSPEMQYLHTRRQALGGYLPKRRTKADEQLTVPTLDAFKPMLEATAEGREISTTQAFVRFLNTLLRDKQVGPRAVPILADESRTFGMEGLFRQIGIYAPEGQKYTPVDKDQVMYYRETANGQLLQEGINEQGAFSSWIAAATSYSNNNRIMIPFFIYYSMFGFQRFGDLAWAAGDMKARGFVLGGTAGRTTLNGEGLQHEDGHSHIQSSLIPNCVSYDPTFAHEVAVIMQHGLKRMVQDQEDVYYYVTLMNENYAQPGLVEGDEDGILRGMYKFKSVAKDSKLHVQLMGSGTILREVIAAQELLEKDWGIGSDVWSVTSFTELRRDGLDCERAALLNPEGKDLPVPYVTAQLAKTDGPIVVSTDYVKAFGDQIRPFVPKDRNFKVLGTDGFGRSDYRYKLREHFEVDRHFVVLAALRALAEDGKIPFSKASEAIAKYGINPSKANPQHA from the coding sequence ATGTCCTCAACCCAAGACAATAGTTCGGCTCAGGTCAGTCAAGACCAAGCCCTAGAAACAAAAGAGTGGCTTGACGCCCTGGAGGCGGTGGTGGACCGTGAAGGCCCGGCCCGTGCCCATGATCTGATCGAAAAGCTGATCGACTTGGCCCGTCGCTCCGGCGCTCACATTCCGTTCTCGCCCAACACGGCTTACGAGAACACGATTCCTCCCGGTCTGGAACCTGCCCACCCTGGCAACCTGGTGCTCGAAGAGCGTATCCGTTCCTACATTCGCTGGAACGCCATGGCCATGGTGGTGCGCGCCAACCGCGAAACCCCTCCCGATGGCGGTGGTCTGGGCGGGCACATCGCCTCTTTTGCGTCGTTGGCCACCATGATTGGCTGCGGTCAGAACCACTTCTGGCACGCTGAAACCGAAGATCGCGGCGGCGACATGGTGTTCTTCCAGGGCCACTCCTCGCCCGGTATTTACGCCCGCGCCTTCATGGAAGGCCGTATCTCCGAAGATCAACTGAACAACTTCCGTCAGGAAGTCGATGGCAAAGGCTTGCCATCCTACCCGCATCCCAAGTTGATGCCCGAATTCTGGCAGTTCCCCACCGTATCCATGGGTCTGGGCCCATTGATGGCGATCTACCAGGCCCGTTTCCTGAAGTACCTGCATGCCCGTGGCATTGCCGATACCAGCGGTCGTAAGGTCTGGGTGTTCCTGGGCGACGGCGAGATGGACGAACCCGAATCCCTGGGCGCCATTGGTCTGGCTGCACGTGAAAAGCTGGACAACCTGATTTTCATCGTGAACTGTAACTTGCAACGTCTGGACGGTCCTGTACGCGGTAATGGCAAAATCATCCAGGAACTGGAAGGGACCTTCCGAGGTGCTGGCTGGAATGTGCTGAAACTGATCTGGGGCGGTTACTGGGATCCCTTGCTGGCCCGTGACAAGGAAGGCATCCTGCGTAAGGTCATGGAAGAAACCGTGGACGGCGAATACCAGGCCTATAAGGCCAACGACGGTGCCTATGTTCGCGAGCACTTCTTTGGCAAGCACCCCAAGCTGCTGGAAATGGTCAGCCGCATGAGTGACGAGGACATCTGGCGCCTGAACCGTGGTGGTCACGATCCTCACAAGGTGTACGCTGCCTTTGACGCCGCGACCAAGCACGAAGGTCAGCCTACCGTTATTCTGGCCAAGACCATCAAGGGCTACGGCATGGGCCACGTGGGCCAGGCCAAGAACCCCTCGCACCAACAAAAGAGCCTGGATCTGGACGCCGTGCGCGAATTCCGCGACCGTTTCAACATCCCGGTCCCTGACGACAAACTGGAAGAGCTGCCTTACTTCAAGCCAGCGGATGATTCTCCAGAAATGCAGTACCTGCATACCCGCCGTCAAGCATTGGGTGGTTACCTGCCCAAGCGTCGCACCAAGGCCGATGAGCAACTGACCGTGCCGACACTGGACGCGTTCAAGCCCATGCTGGAAGCCACTGCCGAAGGCCGTGAGATCTCCACGACACAAGCGTTTGTCCGTTTCCTCAACACCTTGCTGCGTGACAAGCAGGTGGGACCTCGTGCCGTGCCTATCCTGGCTGATGAATCTCGTACCTTTGGTATGGAAGGTTTGTTCCGTCAGATCGGTATTTACGCGCCGGAAGGCCAGAAGTACACCCCGGTCGATAAAGATCAGGTCATGTACTACCGTGAAACGGCCAATGGTCAGTTGTTGCAGGAAGGGATTAACGAGCAGGGTGCTTTCAGCTCCTGGATTGCGGCTGCCACGTCGTACTCCAACAACAACCGCATCATGATCCCGTTCTTCATCTACTACTCGATGTTCGGCTTCCAACGCTTTGGCGATCTGGCCTGGGCAGCGGGTGACATGAAGGCACGCGGTTTCGTGCTGGGCGGTACTGCCGGTCGCACTACCTTGAACGGCGAAGGTTTGCAGCACGAAGATGGTCACAGCCATATTCAATCCTCGCTGATTCCGAACTGCGTATCCTACGACCCTACCTTCGCTCACGAAGTGGCTGTCATCATGCAGCATGGTTTGAAGCGCATGGTTCAGGATCAGGAAGACGTCTACTACTACGTCACTTTGATGAACGAGAACTACGCTCAGCCAGGTCTGGTCGAAGGCGACGAGGACGGCATCCTGCGCGGTATGTACAAATTCAAGTCGGTTGCCAAGGACAGCAAGCTGCACGTTCAACTGATGGGTTCAGGCACGATTCTGCGCGAAGTGATCGCGGCACAGGAACTGCTGGAAAAAGACTGGGGCATTGGCTCGGATGTCTGGAGCGTGACCAGCTTTACCGAACTGCGTCGTGATGGTCTGGATTGCGAGCGTGCCGCACTGTTGAATCCCGAAGGCAAGGATCTGCCCGTACCGTACGTGACGGCTCAACTGGCCAAAACCGACGGTCCTATCGTGGTCTCTACTGACTATGTCAAGGCCTTTGGTGACCAGATTCGTCCGTTTGTGCCTAAGGATCGCAACTTCAAAGTATTGGGTACGGATGGTTTCGGTCGTTCTGACTATCGCTACAAGTTGCGCGAGCACTTTGAGGTTGATCGTCATTTCGTGGTGTTGGCCGCTCTGCGCGCTCTGGCTGAGGATGGCAAGATTCCGTTCAGTAAAGCGTCCGAGGCGATTGCCAAGTACGGCATCAATCCTTCCAAGGCCAACCCGCAGCACGCATAA
- a CDS encoding PAS domain S-box protein codes for MATHPKKSLIPSTFYDQAKQNRRGFYWLTPVVVLFLYLCVMGVFLWLQRLQNDSVMFVTIDQETRQQRLMMVILALSLVIVVSLLALWRYTRFRTHAEAAQTAETGFRRAMENSMSTGMRVFDMQGRIAYVNPAFCRMIGWNEADLVGRTAPFPYWLPGRHQQHQETLDLLLSGRTPSSGLEVEAQRRDGSRFTARMYVSPLRAPNGEQIGWMTSMTDITEPKRIREALTAAHERFMTVLEGLDDAISVVADTSDGLELLFANRTYRRFFGAQSNGHAELLGGRLGRFTDETVEIYSESAARWFEVHHRMLAWTDGRRVRLQVARDITDRRKHEEASRIQQEKVQLTSRLTTMGEMASSLAHELNQPLTAINNYSMGAVAMLKSGRYQPETLLAALEKAAQQAERAGKIISRIREFVKRSEPRRTRVTVMRIVENAVGFAEIDARKRQIEIELSIPDPVPDVIADPILIEQVLLNLLKNGIEAMEHSEHHVLQLVITQQESLLEMAVIDRGHGLKDPERLFEPFYSTKSEGLGMGLNICRTIIESHHGRLWAVGNPEGGTIFRFSLPCAAPDVADTLDNKLEIPE; via the coding sequence ATGGCTACTCATCCCAAAAAGTCTCTGATCCCCTCAACCTTCTATGATCAGGCTAAGCAGAATCGGCGTGGATTCTATTGGCTGACACCGGTTGTCGTGCTGTTTCTCTACCTCTGTGTCATGGGGGTATTCCTGTGGCTGCAGCGTTTGCAAAACGATAGTGTCATGTTTGTGACCATCGACCAGGAAACACGCCAGCAACGCCTGATGATGGTGATTCTCGCCCTGTCCCTGGTCATTGTGGTCAGCTTGCTGGCGCTATGGCGCTATACCCGCTTTCGCACCCACGCCGAGGCAGCACAGACGGCCGAAACCGGGTTCCGGCGCGCCATGGAAAACTCCATGTCCACGGGGATGCGCGTTTTTGACATGCAAGGCCGCATTGCCTATGTGAACCCGGCTTTTTGCCGAATGATTGGCTGGAATGAGGCCGATCTGGTTGGTCGTACCGCCCCCTTCCCTTACTGGTTACCCGGTCGTCATCAACAGCATCAGGAAACCCTGGACCTTTTGCTGTCTGGCCGTACGCCCAGCAGCGGTCTGGAAGTCGAGGCTCAGCGCCGTGATGGCTCGCGCTTTACGGCCCGTATGTATGTCTCCCCCTTGCGTGCTCCCAATGGAGAGCAGATTGGCTGGATGACGTCCATGACGGACATTACTGAGCCCAAGCGTATCCGCGAAGCCCTGACCGCCGCGCATGAACGCTTCATGACGGTGCTGGAAGGTCTGGATGATGCCATTTCCGTGGTGGCCGATACATCAGATGGTCTGGAGCTGCTGTTTGCCAACCGCACCTATCGCCGCTTCTTTGGTGCCCAGTCCAATGGCCATGCTGAATTGCTGGGTGGACGCTTAGGACGTTTCACCGATGAAACGGTAGAGATTTATTCTGAATCGGCCGCCCGCTGGTTTGAAGTACACCACCGCATGCTGGCCTGGACCGATGGCCGCCGGGTCCGTCTGCAAGTAGCGCGCGACATTACCGACCGCCGCAAACACGAAGAAGCCTCGCGTATTCAGCAGGAAAAAGTGCAGCTCACCAGCCGCCTGACCACGATGGGTGAAATGGCGTCCTCGCTGGCGCACGAATTGAACCAACCACTGACGGCCATCAATAACTACAGCATGGGCGCAGTCGCCATGCTGAAATCCGGTCGCTACCAGCCTGAAACCCTGCTGGCCGCGCTGGAAAAAGCGGCCCAGCAAGCCGAGCGCGCGGGCAAGATCATCAGCCGCATTCGTGAATTTGTGAAGCGTAGCGAACCACGCCGCACCCGTGTCACGGTCATGCGTATTGTGGAAAATGCCGTCGGCTTTGCCGAAATCGACGCCCGCAAGCGCCAAATTGAAATTGAATTGAGCATTCCTGATCCGGTTCCTGACGTCATTGCCGACCCCATTCTCATAGAACAGGTATTATTGAATCTGCTCAAAAATGGGATCGAAGCCATGGAACACAGCGAACATCATGTGCTTCAATTGGTGATTACCCAACAAGAATCGCTTTTGGAGATGGCCGTCATCGATCGTGGTCATGGCTTGAAAGACCCCGAGCGCCTCTTTGAACCGTTTTACAGTACCAAGTCCGAAGGCCTTGGGATGGGCCTGAATATCTGTCGCACAATTATTGAATCGCATCACGGCCGCCTATGGGCAGTCGGCAATCCAGAGGGGGGAACGATTTTCCGTTTCAGCCTACCTTGTGCGGCCCCGGATGTAGCGGACACCCTTGATAACAAACTGGAGATACCCGAATGA
- the lpdA gene encoding dihydrolipoyl dehydrogenase — MSLIDLTVPDIGDSGEVDVIEVLVQVGDTVEVEQSLITVESDKASMEIPAAQAGVIKELLVKVGDKVSQGSAIAKIEASESQAAPAAAPAKQEEAPKAAAAPAAAAPVAAPAPQAASHQGGADDSVDVVVLGAGPGGYNAAFRAADLGLKVALVERYSTLGGVCLNVGCIPSKALLHTVAVYEEAKSLATHGIKFGEAQIDIDALRDYKNKVIGKLTGGLAGMAKGRKVQVVVGNGQFLDPNHIEVTANDGTKKVIKFGSAIIAAGSQSVKLPFLPDDPRVVDSTGALELKSVPKRMLIVGGGIIGLEMGTVYSALGARLDVVEMQTGLMPGADRDVVKVWEKMNKHRFDHMMLETSTVAAEAREDGIWVTFEGKNAPAEPQRYDLVLQAVGRSPNGKKIGAEKAGVQVTDRGFIQVDKQQRTNVPHIYAIGDIVGQPMLAHKAEHEAHVAAEVIAGEKSFFDARVIPSVAYTDPEIAWVGLTEDQAKKDGIKVEKGVFPWAASGRAIANNRDEGFTKVLFDAETHRIVGGGIVGTNAGELIGELVLAIEMGVDPVDLAKSIHPHPTLCESVSKAAAVAEGTCTDLPPTRRK; from the coding sequence ATGAGTCTGATTGATCTGACGGTCCCGGATATCGGTGACTCCGGAGAGGTGGATGTTATTGAAGTGCTGGTGCAGGTTGGCGATACGGTCGAAGTCGAGCAAAGCCTGATCACCGTGGAGTCCGACAAGGCTTCCATGGAAATTCCTGCCGCTCAGGCAGGGGTGATCAAGGAATTGCTGGTCAAAGTGGGTGATAAGGTCTCCCAGGGTTCGGCCATTGCCAAGATTGAAGCGTCGGAGAGCCAAGCCGCTCCTGCTGCTGCACCCGCTAAACAAGAAGAAGCGCCTAAAGCAGCGGCGGCTCCTGCCGCTGCCGCTCCGGTCGCGGCGCCTGCTCCGCAGGCCGCCAGCCATCAGGGTGGCGCGGATGATTCCGTGGATGTGGTCGTTCTGGGCGCTGGCCCAGGCGGTTACAACGCCGCCTTCCGTGCGGCTGACCTGGGCCTGAAAGTGGCGCTGGTCGAGCGTTACAGCACCTTGGGTGGAGTGTGTCTGAACGTGGGTTGTATTCCCTCCAAGGCCTTGCTGCACACCGTTGCGGTCTACGAGGAAGCCAAGTCCCTGGCAACACACGGCATCAAGTTCGGTGAAGCGCAAATCGATATCGACGCGCTGCGCGATTACAAGAACAAGGTGATCGGCAAGTTGACCGGCGGCCTGGCCGGTATGGCCAAGGGCCGTAAGGTTCAGGTTGTGGTCGGTAACGGCCAGTTCCTGGACCCCAACCACATCGAAGTGACCGCCAACGACGGCACCAAGAAAGTGATCAAGTTCGGTTCGGCCATTATTGCGGCCGGTAGCCAGTCGGTAAAACTGCCATTCTTGCCTGACGATCCACGCGTGGTGGACTCCACCGGCGCGCTGGAACTGAAGTCTGTGCCCAAGCGCATGCTGATTGTGGGCGGTGGCATCATCGGTCTGGAAATGGGTACGGTGTACTCGGCTCTGGGCGCACGCCTGGACGTGGTGGAAATGCAAACTGGTTTGATGCCGGGTGCAGACCGCGACGTGGTCAAGGTCTGGGAGAAGATGAACAAGCATCGCTTCGACCACATGATGCTGGAAACCAGCACCGTGGCCGCCGAAGCCCGCGAAGACGGCATCTGGGTCACCTTCGAAGGCAAGAACGCGCCGGCCGAGCCGCAGCGTTATGACCTGGTTCTGCAAGCCGTGGGCCGCTCGCCCAATGGCAAGAAGATCGGTGCCGAGAAAGCCGGTGTGCAGGTTACAGACCGTGGCTTCATCCAGGTCGACAAGCAACAGCGTACCAACGTGCCGCACATCTACGCGATTGGCGACATTGTGGGTCAGCCCATGCTGGCACATAAGGCCGAACATGAAGCGCACGTGGCTGCTGAAGTCATTGCCGGTGAAAAATCCTTCTTTGATGCCCGCGTGATTCCTTCGGTGGCTTACACCGATCCGGAAATCGCCTGGGTGGGTCTGACAGAAGATCAGGCCAAGAAAGACGGTATCAAGGTCGAGAAGGGCGTGTTCCCATGGGCTGCCTCGGGTCGTGCCATTGCCAACAACCGCGACGAAGGCTTTACCAAGGTTCTGTTCGATGCTGAAACCCACCGTATCGTGGGTGGCGGTATCGTCGGCACCAATGCGGGCGAGCTGATTGGCGAGCTGGTGCTGGCTATCGAAATGGGCGTGGACCCGGTCGATCTGGCCAAATCCATCCATCCACACCCGACCTTGTGCGAGTCCGTCAGCAAGGCGGCTGCCGTCGCAGAAGGGACGTGCACGGACTTGCCTCCCACACGTCGCAAGTAA
- the aceF gene encoding dihydrolipoyllysine-residue acetyltransferase → MSNIIQVKIPDIGADDAVEVIEILVKEGETIEVEQSLITVESDKASMEIPSSDAGVVKSIKVKLGDKVKEGSLVLELEAAEGAQAASAAEPAKAETAPAPKADAAPAAAAAALTGGEQQVTVQVPDIGDARDVDVIEIMVQVGDTIEVDQSLITVESDKASMEVPSSHAGVVTAIKVKLGDKVSQGSDILELTVQGAAAAPAPAKAEAAPAPAPKAEPAPAAAAAPAASSSVVVGAGAPAPERVSPTASFAEAEGSLRNLPHASPSVRKFARELGVDLTKVHGSGDKGRITADDVRGFVKQVMAGGAAPVIAAGTAAQVGGLDVLAWPKVDFAKFGPVETQALSRIKKISGANLHRNWVMIPHVTNNDVADITSLEALRKELNEEYKKSGARVTMLAFVIKAAVAALKKFPEFNASLDGDNLVLKQYYHIGFAADTPNGLVVPVIRDADKKGILDIARETGELAAAARDGKLSAAQMQGGCFTISSLGGIGGTDFTPIINAPEVAILGLSRSSMQPIWNGKEFEPRLMLPLSLSYDHRVIDGAAAARFNAFLATMLADFRRIAL, encoded by the coding sequence ATGAGCAATATCATTCAAGTCAAAATCCCGGATATCGGTGCTGACGACGCAGTCGAAGTGATCGAAATCCTGGTCAAGGAAGGCGAGACCATTGAGGTCGAGCAAAGCCTGATTACGGTGGAGTCCGACAAGGCCTCCATGGAAATCCCATCGTCTGACGCTGGTGTGGTCAAGTCCATCAAGGTCAAACTGGGTGACAAGGTCAAGGAAGGCAGCTTGGTTCTGGAACTGGAAGCCGCCGAAGGCGCGCAGGCCGCGTCTGCCGCTGAGCCTGCCAAGGCCGAAACTGCGCCTGCTCCCAAGGCGGATGCTGCCCCCGCTGCGGCGGCAGCCGCCCTGACCGGTGGCGAACAGCAAGTGACGGTTCAGGTGCCGGATATCGGCGACGCCCGTGACGTGGACGTGATCGAAATCATGGTGCAAGTGGGTGACACCATTGAAGTGGATCAAAGCCTGATTACCGTGGAGTCGGACAAGGCTTCCATGGAAGTGCCGTCCTCTCACGCCGGTGTGGTTACGGCCATCAAAGTGAAACTGGGTGACAAGGTCAGCCAGGGTAGCGACATTCTGGAACTGACCGTGCAGGGTGCTGCTGCAGCTCCTGCGCCCGCCAAGGCCGAAGCCGCTCCCGCTCCCGCTCCTAAAGCTGAACCTGCCCCCGCAGCAGCGGCCGCTCCTGCTGCCAGCTCTTCGGTGGTGGTCGGTGCTGGTGCGCCGGCTCCAGAGCGTGTTTCGCCTACGGCTTCCTTTGCCGAGGCGGAAGGCTCCCTGCGCAATCTGCCTCACGCTTCGCCTAGCGTACGCAAGTTCGCTCGCGAGCTGGGTGTGGATCTGACCAAGGTTCATGGCTCGGGTGATAAAGGTCGTATTACGGCTGACGACGTGCGGGGCTTTGTGAAGCAGGTTATGGCGGGCGGCGCTGCCCCTGTTATTGCTGCTGGTACGGCTGCTCAAGTTGGCGGTCTGGATGTGTTGGCTTGGCCCAAGGTCGATTTTGCCAAGTTTGGTCCAGTTGAAACACAGGCTCTGTCGCGTATCAAGAAGATTTCGGGTGCCAACCTGCATCGCAACTGGGTCATGATTCCTCATGTCACCAATAACGATGTGGCGGATATCACCTCTCTGGAGGCGCTGCGCAAAGAGCTGAATGAGGAATACAAGAAGTCCGGCGCTCGCGTCACCATGCTGGCTTTCGTCATCAAGGCAGCCGTCGCTGCCCTGAAGAAATTCCCCGAGTTCAATGCCTCGCTGGACGGCGACAATCTGGTGCTCAAGCAGTACTACCACATCGGTTTTGCGGCGGATACGCCCAACGGTCTGGTGGTGCCCGTGATCCGTGATGCTGACAAGAAAGGCATTCTGGATATCGCTCGTGAAACGGGCGAACTGGCTGCCGCTGCCCGTGACGGCAAGCTGAGCGCCGCTCAGATGCAAGGTGGTTGCTTTACCATTTCCTCGCTGGGTGGGATCGGCGGTACGGACTTCACACCCATCATCAATGCGCCCGAAGTGGCCATTCTGGGTCTGTCGCGCTCCTCCATGCAGCCCATCTGGAATGGCAAGGAATTTGAGCCACGCCTGATGCTGCCTCTGTCCTTGTCCTACGACCACCGCGTTATCGATGGTGCCGCCGCCGCCCGTTTCAATGCCTTCCTGGCAACGATGCTGGCCGACTTCCGTCGCATCGCACTGTAA
- the folD gene encoding bifunctional methylenetetrahydrofolate dehydrogenase/methenyltetrahydrofolate cyclohydrolase FolD, translating into MSARIIDGKKLSTAIKADVAERVTKLKQTHGIQAGLTVVLVGEDPASQVYVRNKGLACEAAGLKSEIIRLPADTTETELLALITRLNQDSSVHGILVQLPLPAHLDEHKVIETIAPHKDVDGFHVSNAGMLMTGKPLFAPCTPYGVMKMLESENVTLRGAEAVVVGASNIVGKPMAMLLLAAGATVTLCNSKTRDLVAQTRRADVLVAAVGRPGIITGDMVKPGAVVIDVGINRGADGKLCGDVDFASASEVASAITPVPGGVGPMTIAMLLVNTLEAAERSANISL; encoded by the coding sequence ATGAGTGCTCGCATTATTGATGGAAAAAAGCTGTCCACCGCCATCAAGGCGGACGTTGCAGAACGTGTTACCAAGCTGAAACAAACCCACGGCATTCAAGCCGGTTTGACCGTGGTGCTGGTCGGTGAAGATCCAGCCTCCCAGGTCTATGTACGCAACAAGGGCCTGGCGTGTGAAGCCGCCGGTCTGAAATCCGAAATCATCCGCCTGCCTGCTGACACCACCGAAACCGAGCTGCTGGCCCTGATCACTCGTTTGAATCAGGACAGCTCGGTACACGGCATTCTGGTTCAACTGCCCCTGCCAGCCCATCTGGACGAGCACAAGGTGATCGAAACCATTGCTCCGCACAAGGACGTGGACGGTTTCCACGTCAGCAATGCCGGTATGCTCATGACGGGCAAGCCGCTGTTCGCGCCTTGCACGCCCTACGGTGTCATGAAGATGCTGGAGTCCGAAAACGTGACGCTGCGTGGCGCGGAAGCCGTGGTGGTGGGCGCCAGCAATATCGTGGGCAAACCCATGGCCATGCTTTTGCTGGCTGCAGGCGCGACCGTCACCCTCTGTAACTCCAAAACGCGTGATCTGGTCGCCCAGACCCGCCGCGCCGATGTGCTGGTGGCTGCCGTAGGCCGCCCCGGCATCATTACTGGCGATATGGTCAAGCCCGGTGCAGTGGTGATTGATGTCGGTATCAATCGTGGTGCCGATGGCAAGCTATGCGGTGACGTGGACTTTGCCAGTGCCAGCGAAGTAGCCTCGGCTATTACGCCCGTACCCGGTGGCGTCGGCCCCATGACCATTGCCATGCTGCTGGTCAACACCTTGGAAGCGGCCGAACGCTCGGCCAACATCAGTCTTTAA
- a CDS encoding response regulator transcription factor translates to MTSPQMPCTIYVVDDDEAVRDSLRWLLEANGYRVRCFASGEEFLSAYDPTQVAVLIVDVRMPGMSGLELQEALITRKSTIPIVFITGHGDVPMAVSTMKKGAVDFLEKPFNEADLRMIVSRMIEQATTRASQAQAQKDQQEVLGRLTAREQQVLERIVAGRLNKQIAGDLNISIKTVEAHRANIMEKLEVTTVADLMKIALTKSEDA, encoded by the coding sequence ATGACCAGCCCGCAAATGCCATGCACCATTTACGTAGTCGATGACGACGAAGCCGTACGGGACTCCTTGCGCTGGCTCCTGGAAGCCAATGGCTACCGGGTCCGCTGCTTTGCTTCGGGCGAAGAGTTTCTGAGTGCCTACGACCCTACTCAGGTGGCCGTTCTGATTGTGGATGTACGTATGCCCGGCATGAGCGGCCTGGAGCTGCAGGAAGCCTTGATCACCCGCAAATCGACGATCCCGATTGTGTTCATTACCGGCCACGGAGACGTACCCATGGCGGTGAGCACCATGAAGAAAGGCGCAGTCGACTTTCTGGAAAAACCCTTTAATGAAGCTGATCTGCGCATGATCGTCAGCCGCATGATCGAACAAGCCACCACTCGAGCCTCGCAAGCGCAGGCGCAAAAAGATCAACAAGAAGTCCTGGGCCGCCTGACCGCACGCGAACAGCAAGTGCTGGAGCGCATTGTTGCCGGTCGCCTGAACAAGCAAATTGCCGGGGACTTGAACATCAGCATTAAAACTGTCGAAGCGCATCGCGCCAATATCATGGAAAAACTGGAAGTCACTACGGTTGCCGACCTCATGAAAATCGCCCTCACCAAGTCCGAGGATGCGTAA